The following is a genomic window from Mauremys mutica isolate MM-2020 ecotype Southern chromosome 4, ASM2049712v1, whole genome shotgun sequence.
ATATGGGATCCCTGAAAACATCATTATTCTGGAAACCACCTAcatgggagagagaccctataaatgcctggTCTGTGGGAAATCCTTCAGCCAGAGCTCCCACCTTGTCCAGCACCAGCGGATCCACACGGGGGAGCGACCCTACAACTGCCCCgactgcgggaagagcttcagccAGAGCTCCCACCTCGCCCagcaccagcgcatccacaccggggagcggccctacCAGTGCGTTGAATGCGGGAAGAGCTTCAACCGCAGCCACACGCTGGCCAAGCACGTCCGCACCCACATGGGCTCGCAGCCCTACATCTGCCCtgagtgcgggaagagcttcagccTCAGCTCCCTCCCTCAGCACCTGCGATCCCACTTGCCAGGGAAGCTCTACACCTGCTCCGATTGTGGGAAgggcttcagcagcagctccaacCTGGCCcagcaccagcgcacccacacgGGCGAGCGGCCCTACAAATGCTCGGACTGCGGGAAAGGCTTCAGCCAGAGCTCCAACCTGGTGAagcaccagcgcacccacacgggggagaagccctacaAGTGCACCGAGTGCGGGAAGTGCTTCACCCAGAGCTCCACCCTCATCCAGCACAGGCGGATCCACCGGGGCGAGCGCCCCTACAAGTGTCCCGAGTGCGGGAAGAGCTTTGGCCTCAACTCGTCGCTGGGGAAGCACCTGCGcatccacaccggggagcggccctaTGAGTGCACggagtgcgggaagagcttcaacCTGAGCGCCAACCTCATCCAGCACCAGAGGATCCATCGAGGAGAGCGGCCCTACaaatgccctgagtgtgggaagtGCTTCAATCTGAAGTCCACTCTGGTCAAACACCTGCgcacccacacaggagagagaccctataaatgcaccCAGTGTGGGAGGAGTTTCATCGACAGCTCCAAGCTCAGCAAACATGCCAGGACCCACGCGGCAGAGAAGTCTCCCCAGGAGGTGCAGTAAGATCCTGCGTAGCTCTGTCTTGGCCCTGGCGTGACGGCTGCTGGAATAGTGGTGCtaattctggtgcccacagttcaagaaggatgttgataaattggagaggcgTCGGAGAAGAAGGATTATGAGGGGTCActagaatgatgaaaggattggaaaacctgccttataatggtagactgaaggagctcaatctatttagcttaacaaggagcaggttaaggggtgacttggttaCAGTCTAGAAGTATCTCCATGGGGAACAAAtcactcttcagtctagcagcgAAAGGTCCGActcgatccaatggctggaagttgaagctagacaaattctgactagaaacaaggcacaattttttaacactgagggtaattagccattggaacaatttgtcaagtgtcatggtggattctccatcaccagcacatttaaaatgatgtttttctaaaagatctgctctagttcaaacagggattaattcagggaagttctttggcctatgagacacaggaggtcagactagatgatcacaatggttccttctagccTTGGGATCTAGGACTCTGTAATGGACAATGTTTCCCCATGTCAAGGCCAGAAATTAGATGCCCCAAATGAATCTATGGCTCTGAGTTGCCCTGTGTAGAATAATAGATttcaaagccagaagagaccattagatcattctagtctgacctcctgtataacacagaccagaaAAACCTCATCCAGTGTTTCTTGCATCCAGCCAAGAAGCTCATAGTTCCACTTGAATGtggccaagatttttcaaaagcgactagtgatttttttttttttggttgatcAGCTTGAGACCCCTCTTACAGGGGGCTGGTTTTCAAAAGATGCCGAGTGCCTGCCCTCTGAAAACCAGCCCCTTTAATATGTCTCCAAGAaacttagaactggaagggccctcCTGGATCACTGAGACTTACTCAGATCCATCTTCAAACCAGTTAGGGTGTTTGCTTCTAGTGGGAGGctgttccacaacctccctcctcTAATGGTCAGGAACCTTCTCATTTCCAGCCTACATTGATTCCTGGCCAGTTTGTCCCCatctgttcttgtgccaacattgtcctttagcttcaatAGCTCTTCTCACTCCCTGGTGTTTTCCCCACGGTATATTTAGAGAAAGCAGTCAGATCCCCTCTCAGCCTACATATTAGGTAGGCTTGGAAGGGTTAGCTGTTTAtttgtaaatgtcaatttcaccacacTCAGAAACCATCAATAAAATATTTCTATCAATAGtaattgaaatttacaaataggcaaagtaagaaaaatgctgcttgggaATTTATTAGAgtcaaaatccagtgatttagaTTATTGAATTGggcttgttacaaatggactGACGAATGAATGGTAAAACCAGGAATGatttgttgatttaaggatataTACTTTGTATATTgtgatgtgatgttgacaatttgtgttttaatggtttataaaactttaactttttgaatctcagtagcttttgtcattaaataattgtctg
Proteins encoded in this region:
- the LOC123368337 gene encoding zinc finger protein 436-like, whose amino-acid sequence is MERGDEPCARDLQGAEEREPLAVTCTACAGAEENPQQEECVGADPHGMPQSPEWRDAGRPEWQQGDPVEERPDECEAYGIPENIIILETTYMGERPYKCLVCGKSFSQSSHLVQHQRIHTGERPYNCPDCGKSFSQSSHLAQHQRIHTGERPYQCVECGKSFNRSHTLAKHVRTHMGSQPYICPECGKSFSLSSLPQHLRSHLPGKLYTCSDCGKGFSSSSNLAQHQRTHTGERPYKCSDCGKGFSQSSNLVKHQRTHTGEKPYKCTECGKCFTQSSTLIQHRRIHRGERPYKCPECGKSFGLNSSLGKHLRIHTGERPYECTECGKSFNLSANLIQHQRIHRGERPYKCPECGKCFNLKSTLVKHLRTHTGERPYKCTQCGRSFIDSSKLSKHARTHAAEKSPQEVQ